GATTTAGGAGGCAACTTATGACGCAAGCAAATAAAGGTAGCATGGTTAAGGTTGAATATGCAGGCAAATTGGAAGATGGGAGGGTGTTCAGTGCGTCGTCGCCTGAGGAGCCAATCCAATTTAGAGTAGGTGATGGTCGAGTTATACCGGGCTTTGAACAGGCCTTGATGGGGATGGAGCCTGGGGAAACCAAAACCGTCACGATTTTGGCCCATCAAGCTTACGGGGCCTACGACCGCGACAAAGTTCACACCATCTCGCGAGACAAATTCCCCGCCGACGTGCAGGTCGGCCAACAATATCAATTTGATCAGGGACAAAATGGCCCGGAAGTCGTCACGGTCACCAAGATTGCCGAAGATAAGGTTACAGTGGATGGCAATCATCCATTGGCCGGGCGTGATTTAACTTTTGACATAAAGTTA
This DNA window, taken from Anaerolineae bacterium, encodes the following:
- a CDS encoding peptidylprolyl isomerase produces the protein MTQANKGSMVKVEYAGKLEDGRVFSASSPEEPIQFRVGDGRVIPGFEQALMGMEPGETKTVTILAHQAYGAYDRDKVHTISRDKFPADVQVGQQYQFDQGQNGPEVVTVTKIAEDKVTVDGNHPLAGRDLTFDIKLLEVV